A DNA window from Micromonospora inyonensis contains the following coding sequences:
- a CDS encoding flavin reductase has protein sequence MRPRRAIPHVAMRPLWRCRNCGAEWPCQPARLSLLAEYEGNRVSLLVYLGALAIEAEGQLRQLNPDHEVDLYGRFTHWARAR, from the coding sequence ATGAGACCTCGGCGAGCCATCCCGCACGTGGCGATGCGTCCGCTCTGGAGGTGCCGCAACTGTGGCGCGGAGTGGCCCTGCCAACCGGCACGCCTGTCCCTGCTCGCTGAGTACGAGGGCAACCGGGTCTCCCTGCTGGTCTACCTTGGCGCGTTGGCGATCGAGGCGGAAGGGCAGCTACGCCAGCTCAACCCGGACCACGAGGTCGACCTATATGGCCGCTTCACGCATTGGGCCAGGGCCCGATGA
- a CDS encoding helix-turn-helix domain-containing protein: MEADRYSDMIRAQLRRLRIAAGLNQEEFGRRLNYSASLVSAVELGSRPLDLPLATRADEVLGTGGLLQGMLKMAEELGQVSWFLPWLDAERAATQLRCYQPTLVPGLLQTENYARAVIRCDDTLTEAEAETRLTERMDRQSVLIRENGPQFVAVIDEHVLRRTDQRFREVMKEEVEHLLAMAERPNMSVHVLPDEVSMHVGLTGPFILARGGDGNWVANLENQLGGVVVDREADVATLLTRWESVRSEALPRRQSAELMKEVVKSWT; this comes from the coding sequence GTGGAAGCCGACCGTTACTCCGACATGATTCGAGCCCAGCTCCGTCGACTCCGGATCGCTGCCGGCCTGAACCAGGAGGAGTTCGGGCGACGCCTGAACTACTCCGCCTCGCTGGTCTCGGCGGTGGAACTGGGCTCGCGTCCGCTGGATCTGCCGCTGGCGACGAGGGCCGACGAGGTGCTAGGAACCGGCGGCCTACTGCAAGGGATGCTGAAGATGGCGGAGGAGCTTGGACAGGTGTCCTGGTTCCTGCCCTGGCTGGATGCCGAGCGGGCAGCCACGCAGCTCAGGTGCTACCAGCCGACCCTGGTTCCGGGCCTACTTCAGACCGAGAACTACGCGCGTGCGGTCATCCGCTGCGATGACACCCTCACCGAGGCGGAGGCCGAGACTCGCCTTACCGAGCGGATGGACCGCCAATCCGTCCTGATCAGGGAGAACGGCCCGCAGTTCGTGGCGGTGATCGACGAGCATGTTCTCCGCCGGACCGACCAGCGGTTCCGCGAGGTCATGAAGGAGGAGGTAGAGCACCTGCTGGCCATGGCCGAACGGCCGAACATGAGCGTCCACGTCCTGCCCGACGAGGTCTCCATGCATGTCGGGTTGACAGGTCCCTTCATCTTGGCCAGGGGTGGGGACGGAAACTGGGTGGCTAATCTGGAGAACCAGTTGGGCGGGGTCGTTGTCGACCGTGAGGCCGACGTGGCTACCCTGCTGACACGGTGGGAGTCGGTGCGCAGCGAGGCGCTGCCCCGCCGGCAGTCGGCTGAGCTGATGAAGGAAGTTGTGAAGTCATGGACCTAA
- a CDS encoding DUF397 domain-containing protein, whose protein sequence is MDLIGATWRKSTRSGSGGGDCVEVADNLPGVVLVRDTKDREGGTLHITPSAWQSFVDLAKQIGPVA, encoded by the coding sequence ATGGACCTAATCGGCGCAACCTGGCGCAAGTCCACCCGCAGCGGCTCCGGCGGTGGCGACTGCGTGGAAGTGGCGGACAACCTACCGGGCGTCGTGCTGGTGCGCGACACCAAGGACCGGGAGGGCGGCACCCTCCACATCACCCCCTCGGCCTGGCAGTCCTTCGTTGACCTGGCGAAGCAGATTGGCCCGGTCGCCTGA
- a CDS encoding DUF7059 domain-containing protein yields MDEHDMLLSPTGIDRLRTALTSAGFTATGVAARLGPQATAAMGRNDYRAALRATEDRDRLGTLIRLFICEQTEPAAPVAAALAPLTVAEALDAGLVEPYGDGLRAGIDLEPYGDDWWMLADLPASARPGPLHAEHVLGVGGATQTLLGATVRRPVESALDLGTGSGVQALHLATHARRVTATDVSVRALRFAATTAALNGQEWELLRGDLVAPVAGRRFDLVVSNPPFVVGPGTTTHVYRDSGRVGDAVGAELAAAAPGLLTEGGTMQYLANWVHVTGEDWGERVAGWFADTGLDAWAVQREVADPMAYVNLWLTDVGETPDPHRMAAWLDWFDAHRVEAVGFGIVSLRNSGHDDPVVRVEDLRQRVEAPMGDHVAGWFDRQDWLRAHDTEGLLAHRYRAAEGLQLRQEATMGDEGWAVDRQVLAAPHGLRWSEEIDPLVLALVGGADGRLPLRDQLALLAAAHDVATDELAEAAGPIVAHLVERGFVEPVTA; encoded by the coding sequence GTGGACGAACACGACATGCTGCTCTCCCCTACCGGGATCGACCGGTTGCGCACCGCGCTGACCAGCGCCGGTTTCACCGCCACCGGCGTCGCCGCCCGCCTCGGGCCGCAGGCCACCGCCGCGATGGGCCGCAACGACTACCGGGCCGCCCTGCGCGCGACCGAGGACCGGGACCGGCTCGGCACGCTGATCCGCCTGTTCATCTGCGAGCAGACCGAGCCGGCGGCGCCGGTCGCCGCCGCCCTCGCGCCGCTGACCGTGGCGGAGGCCCTCGACGCCGGGCTCGTCGAGCCGTACGGCGACGGCCTGCGCGCCGGCATCGACCTGGAGCCGTACGGGGACGACTGGTGGATGCTCGCCGACCTGCCGGCCAGCGCCCGGCCCGGTCCGCTGCACGCCGAGCACGTGCTCGGCGTGGGCGGGGCGACGCAGACCCTGCTCGGCGCGACGGTCCGCCGACCGGTGGAGAGCGCCCTCGACCTCGGCACCGGTTCCGGCGTCCAGGCCCTGCACCTGGCCACCCACGCCCGCCGGGTCACCGCCACCGACGTCTCGGTGCGGGCGTTGCGCTTCGCGGCCACCACCGCCGCGCTCAACGGCCAGGAGTGGGAGTTGCTCCGGGGTGACCTGGTCGCCCCGGTCGCCGGCCGCCGGTTCGACCTGGTGGTGAGCAATCCGCCGTTCGTGGTCGGGCCGGGTACGACCACCCACGTCTACCGGGACTCCGGCCGGGTCGGCGACGCGGTCGGCGCGGAGCTGGCCGCCGCCGCCCCCGGGCTGCTCACCGAGGGTGGCACGATGCAGTACCTGGCGAACTGGGTGCACGTCACCGGCGAGGACTGGGGCGAACGGGTCGCCGGCTGGTTCGCCGACACCGGGCTGGATGCCTGGGCGGTCCAGCGCGAGGTGGCCGACCCGATGGCGTACGTGAACCTGTGGCTGACCGACGTCGGCGAGACCCCGGACCCGCACCGGATGGCCGCGTGGCTGGACTGGTTCGACGCGCACCGGGTGGAGGCGGTCGGCTTCGGCATCGTCAGCCTGCGCAACAGCGGCCACGACGATCCGGTGGTCCGGGTGGAGGACCTGCGGCAGCGGGTCGAGGCGCCGATGGGCGACCACGTCGCCGGCTGGTTCGACCGGCAGGACTGGCTGCGCGCCCACGACACCGAGGGGCTGCTGGCGCACCGGTACCGGGCGGCCGAGGGGTTGCAGCTCCGGCAGGAGGCGACCATGGGCGACGAGGGCTGGGCGGTGGACCGGCAGGTGCTGGCCGCGCCGCACGGGCTGCGGTGGAGCGAGGAGATCGACCCGCTGGTGCTGGCCCTGGTCGGGGGCGCGGACGGCCGGTTGCCGCTGCGCGACCAGCTCGCCCTGCTGGCCGCCGCGCACGACGTCGCCACGGACGAGCTGGCCGAGGCGGCCGGCCCGATCGTGGCGCACCTGGTCGAGCGGGGATTCGTCGAGCCGGTGACCGCCTGA
- the dtd gene encoding D-aminoacyl-tRNA deacylase has protein sequence MRAVVQTVGRASVTVDDEVVGAITDGLLVLLGVTHADTPETARTMARKIHELRILDEERSAAETGAPVLVVSQFTLYGDARKGRRPSWTAAAPAEVAEPLVTEVVEALRSRGATVATGRFRAHMLVESVNVGPRTLLLDL, from the coding sequence ATGCGGGCGGTGGTGCAGACGGTCGGCCGGGCCAGCGTGACGGTGGACGACGAGGTGGTCGGGGCGATCACCGACGGCCTGCTGGTCCTCCTCGGGGTGACCCACGCGGACACCCCGGAGACCGCCCGGACGATGGCCCGCAAGATCCACGAGCTACGCATCCTCGACGAGGAGCGGTCGGCGGCGGAGACCGGGGCACCGGTCCTGGTGGTCAGTCAGTTCACCCTCTACGGCGACGCCCGCAAGGGGCGCCGTCCGAGCTGGACCGCCGCCGCTCCGGCCGAGGTGGCCGAACCCCTGGTCACCGAGGTCGTCGAGGCGCTCCGATCGAGGGGCGCCACGGTCGCCACCGGCCGCTTCCGCGCCCACATGCTGGTCGAGAGCGTCAACGTGGGCCCCCGCACCCTCCTGCTGGACCTCTGA
- a CDS encoding sporulation protein: MVFKKFMQAMGMGGPSVETVLANPNCRPGGHLEGRIQVLGGDHATDIEYLALGLVTRVEVESGDSEYETTQEFHRQQVTGAFRLEAGQRYDVPFRFEVPWETPLTSLYGQHLHGMTMGLRTELEVARAVDKGDLDAVAVHPLPAQEQILQALLRLGFRFARADVERGRIYGVQQHLPFYQEIEFYPAPQYASAINQLELTFVTNPQHIQVVLEVDKRGGLFTEGRDAFGRFTVDHATAGQTDWAAQLDGWLRQSLQRRGLFF, translated from the coding sequence GTGGTCTTCAAGAAGTTCATGCAGGCGATGGGGATGGGCGGTCCCTCGGTCGAGACGGTGCTGGCCAACCCCAACTGCCGGCCGGGCGGACACCTGGAGGGACGGATCCAGGTGCTCGGTGGGGACCACGCGACGGACATCGAGTACCTCGCGCTCGGGCTGGTCACCCGGGTCGAGGTGGAGAGCGGCGACAGCGAGTACGAGACCACCCAGGAGTTCCACCGCCAGCAGGTCACCGGCGCGTTCCGGCTGGAGGCCGGGCAGCGGTACGACGTGCCGTTCCGCTTCGAGGTGCCGTGGGAGACCCCGCTCACCAGCCTGTACGGCCAGCACCTGCACGGCATGACGATGGGGCTGCGCACCGAACTGGAGGTGGCGCGGGCGGTCGACAAGGGCGACCTGGACGCGGTGGCGGTGCACCCGCTGCCGGCCCAGGAGCAGATCCTCCAGGCGCTGCTGCGGCTCGGCTTCCGGTTCGCCCGGGCGGACGTGGAGCGGGGCCGTATCTACGGCGTGCAGCAGCACCTGCCGTTCTACCAGGAGATCGAGTTCTACCCCGCGCCGCAGTACGCCAGCGCGATCAACCAGCTCGAACTGACCTTCGTCACGAACCCGCAGCACATCCAGGTGGTGCTGGAGGTCGACAAGCGGGGTGGCCTGTTCACCGAGGGACGGGACGCGTTCGGCCGGTTCACCGTGGACCACGCCACCGCCGGGCAGACCGACTGGGCCGCCCAGCTCGACGGCTGGCTCCGTCAGTCCCTCCAGCGTCGCGGCCTCTTCTTCTGA
- the sigB gene encoding RNA polymerase sigma factor SigB, with protein sequence MSEHAMTPATTDTDDHASMETLADLDATDERGASTDLVRAYLNGIGRTKLLTAAQEVELSRRIEAGLFAEEKLATCTPVSVQLRADLEVVAAEGRAAKDHLLEANLRLVVSIAKRYTGRGMAFLDLIQEGNLGLIRAVEKFDYTKGYKFSTYATWWIRQAITRAMADQARTIRIPVHMVEQVNRMVRVRRELSVSLGREPTVAEVAVALGVPEFQVIELISYDREPVSLDQAVGEDGESALGDFVAAVDPRQEPGDEIANGQLRQEVRIVLATLSQREEAVIRLRFGLDDGRQRTLDEVGREFGLSRERIRQIEKVTLLKLRDPERAQRLEAYAC encoded by the coding sequence ATGAGCGAGCACGCGATGACCCCGGCCACGACCGACACCGACGACCACGCGTCCATGGAGACCCTGGCGGACCTGGACGCCACCGACGAGCGCGGCGCGTCGACCGACCTGGTCCGGGCGTACCTCAACGGCATCGGGCGGACCAAGCTCCTCACCGCCGCCCAGGAGGTCGAACTCTCCCGGCGGATCGAGGCCGGCCTCTTCGCTGAGGAGAAGCTCGCCACCTGCACCCCGGTCTCCGTCCAGCTCCGGGCGGACCTGGAGGTCGTCGCGGCCGAGGGCCGTGCCGCCAAGGACCACCTGCTGGAGGCGAACCTGCGGCTGGTGGTCAGCATCGCCAAGCGCTACACCGGGCGGGGCATGGCCTTCCTCGACCTCATTCAGGAGGGCAACCTCGGCCTGATCCGCGCCGTCGAGAAGTTCGACTACACCAAGGGCTACAAGTTCTCCACCTACGCCACCTGGTGGATCCGCCAGGCCATCACCCGCGCCATGGCCGACCAGGCCCGCACCATCCGCATCCCGGTGCACATGGTCGAGCAGGTCAACCGGATGGTCCGGGTCCGCCGCGAGCTGTCGGTCTCGCTGGGCCGGGAGCCCACCGTCGCCGAGGTGGCCGTCGCGCTCGGGGTGCCGGAGTTCCAGGTCATCGAGCTGATCTCGTACGACCGGGAGCCGGTCAGCCTGGACCAGGCCGTCGGCGAGGACGGCGAGAGCGCCCTCGGCGACTTCGTCGCCGCCGTCGACCCGCGGCAGGAACCCGGCGACGAGATCGCCAACGGCCAGCTCCGCCAGGAGGTCCGGATCGTGCTGGCCACCCTCTCCCAGCGGGAGGAGGCGGTGATCCGGCTCCGGTTCGGCCTCGACGACGGCCGGCAGCGCACCCTCGACGAGGTCGGCCGGGAGTTCGGCCTCTCCCGGGAGCGGATCCGGCAGATCGAGAAGGTCACCCTGCTCAAGCTGCGTGACCCGGAGCGGGCGCAACGGCTGGAGGCCTACGCCTGCTGA
- a CDS encoding VOC family protein codes for MNWTLEVVVVPVTDVDRAKDFYAGQLGFTVDHDTRIGDDVRIVQLTPPGSGCSVVIGTGAVPRMPPGSLKGLQLVVPDLRRAHAELTARGVPVGEIQVVGENPRPVPDPLDNVGFFFFEDPDGNGWAVQQISSRG; via the coding sequence GTGAACTGGACGCTGGAGGTCGTGGTGGTGCCGGTCACCGACGTCGACCGGGCCAAGGATTTCTACGCCGGGCAGCTCGGCTTCACCGTCGACCACGACACCCGGATCGGCGACGACGTACGGATCGTCCAGTTGACCCCGCCCGGGTCGGGCTGTTCGGTCGTGATCGGCACCGGCGCGGTGCCCCGGATGCCGCCCGGGTCGCTCAAGGGGCTCCAACTCGTCGTGCCGGACCTGCGCCGTGCGCACGCCGAACTGACCGCGCGCGGGGTGCCGGTGGGTGAGATCCAGGTCGTCGGCGAGAACCCGCGCCCGGTGCCGGACCCGCTGGACAACGTCGGCTTCTTCTTCTTCGAGGACCCGGACGGCAACGGCTGGGCGGTGCAGCAGATCTCCAGCCGGGGGTGA
- a CDS encoding bifunctional GNAT family N-acetyltransferase/acetate--CoA ligase family protein, with amino-acid sequence MTTVDPPVDVLLSDGTTVQLRPIHPDDAPGIVAMHSRFSERTRYLRYFSPYPRIPDRDLHRFVYVDHHDREAFVVLAGDRIVAVGRYERLGPRSPDAEVAFVVEDAYQGRGIGSVLLEHLAEAARRTGITSFVAEVLPANGAMLRVFSDFGYQVQRQFADGVVHLSFPIAPTEQTLQVQRGREQRTEARSIARLLAPRGVAVYGASASGQGVGAAVLGHLRDYGFAGAVVPVHPHAATVAGLPAYPSAADAGQPVDLAVVAVAPEAVPAVVADAAAAGAHGLVVISAGFAEAGAAGAAAQRALVRQAHAAGMRVVGPNCLGIANTDPAVRLNATLAPGLPPAGRVGVFSQSGAFGVALLAEADRRGLGLSSFVSAGNRTDVSGNDLLQYWQDDPATDVIMLYLETFGNPRKFARLTRRIGRAKPVVALASPARPAALPGGPDEVAVSALFAQSGVIRVDTVAELLDVGVLLAKQPLPAGRRVGVVGNSSALTVLAATACAAHGLDVAVGYPRDVGPRAGATELALALTGTAADERVDSLVAVFAPPLPGQLVDTAADFAAALAGVLDAGKPVVATFLAGGVPADVPAYSGVEEAVRALARVTTYADWLRRPPGTPPELPDVDPAAAEAAIRAEGPGQANRLLAAYGVEVADSVPVRSADEAAAVAGRLGFPVALKAAAAGLRHRLDLGAVRLDLADPAAVRRAYGEMAAVFGADALVQAMVPPGVACVVELVEDPTFGPVVGFGLGGVATELLGDRAWRAVPLTDRDARELVDEPRAAPLLRGYRGAEPVDREALADLLLRVGRLADDQPRVRALTLNPVLVRADGISVLHASVRIGAAAARPDTGPRRL; translated from the coding sequence GTGACCACGGTGGACCCGCCGGTGGACGTGCTGCTCAGCGACGGTACGACCGTCCAGCTGCGGCCGATCCACCCGGACGACGCGCCGGGCATCGTGGCGATGCACTCCCGCTTCTCCGAGCGCACCCGCTACCTGCGCTACTTCTCCCCGTACCCGCGCATCCCGGACCGGGACCTGCACCGTTTCGTGTACGTCGACCACCACGACCGGGAGGCGTTCGTCGTGCTGGCCGGCGACCGGATCGTCGCGGTCGGCCGGTACGAGCGGCTCGGCCCGCGCTCACCCGACGCCGAGGTCGCGTTCGTGGTGGAGGACGCCTACCAGGGGCGGGGTATCGGCTCGGTGCTGCTGGAACACCTCGCCGAGGCGGCCCGGCGGACCGGCATCACGTCCTTCGTCGCCGAGGTGCTCCCGGCCAACGGGGCGATGCTGCGGGTCTTCTCCGACTTCGGCTACCAGGTCCAGCGGCAGTTCGCCGACGGGGTGGTGCACCTGAGCTTCCCGATCGCCCCGACCGAGCAGACCCTCCAGGTGCAGCGGGGCCGGGAGCAGCGCACCGAGGCCCGGTCGATCGCCCGGCTGCTCGCCCCGCGTGGGGTGGCCGTCTACGGTGCCAGCGCCTCCGGCCAGGGCGTCGGCGCGGCGGTGCTCGGGCACCTGCGTGACTACGGGTTCGCCGGTGCGGTCGTCCCGGTTCATCCGCACGCGGCCACCGTCGCCGGGCTGCCCGCGTACCCGTCGGCGGCTGACGCCGGGCAGCCGGTGGACCTGGCGGTCGTCGCGGTGGCCCCGGAGGCGGTGCCGGCCGTGGTGGCCGACGCGGCGGCGGCCGGGGCGCACGGCCTGGTGGTGATCTCCGCCGGGTTCGCCGAGGCCGGTGCGGCGGGGGCGGCGGCGCAGCGGGCCCTGGTCCGCCAGGCGCACGCTGCGGGGATGCGGGTGGTCGGCCCGAACTGTCTCGGCATCGCCAACACCGACCCGGCGGTACGCCTCAACGCCACGCTCGCCCCGGGGCTGCCGCCGGCCGGTCGGGTCGGGGTCTTCAGCCAGTCCGGTGCGTTCGGGGTGGCCCTGCTCGCCGAGGCGGACCGGCGCGGCCTGGGACTGAGCAGCTTCGTCTCCGCCGGTAACCGGACGGACGTGTCCGGCAACGACCTGCTCCAGTACTGGCAGGACGACCCGGCCACCGACGTGATCATGCTCTACCTGGAGACCTTCGGTAACCCGCGCAAGTTCGCCCGGCTGACCCGGCGGATCGGTCGGGCCAAGCCGGTGGTGGCGCTCGCCTCCCCGGCCCGCCCTGCCGCCCTGCCCGGCGGCCCGGACGAGGTGGCGGTCAGCGCGCTCTTCGCCCAGTCCGGCGTGATCCGGGTCGACACCGTGGCCGAACTCCTCGACGTCGGGGTGCTGCTGGCCAAGCAGCCGTTGCCGGCCGGCCGACGGGTCGGCGTCGTCGGCAACTCCTCCGCGCTGACCGTGCTCGCCGCCACGGCCTGCGCGGCACACGGGCTCGACGTCGCCGTCGGCTACCCCCGCGACGTCGGCCCCCGGGCGGGGGCGACCGAGCTGGCCCTGGCCCTGACCGGAACCGCCGCCGACGAGCGGGTCGACTCGCTGGTCGCGGTCTTCGCCCCGCCGCTGCCGGGGCAGCTGGTGGACACTGCCGCCGACTTCGCCGCCGCGCTGGCCGGTGTGCTGGACGCGGGCAAGCCGGTGGTGGCGACCTTCCTGGCCGGCGGGGTCCCGGCCGACGTGCCGGCCTACTCCGGCGTGGAGGAGGCGGTCCGGGCGCTGGCCCGGGTCACCACCTACGCGGACTGGCTGCGCCGGCCACCGGGCACCCCGCCCGAGCTGCCCGACGTCGACCCCGCCGCGGCCGAGGCGGCGATCCGTGCCGAGGGCCCCGGCCAGGCCAACCGGCTGCTCGCCGCGTACGGCGTCGAGGTGGCCGACTCGGTGCCGGTGCGCTCCGCCGACGAGGCGGCTGCGGTCGCCGGACGGCTCGGCTTCCCGGTGGCGTTGAAGGCGGCGGCCGCCGGGCTGCGGCACCGCCTCGACCTCGGCGCGGTCCGCCTCGACCTGGCCGACCCGGCCGCGGTACGCCGCGCGTACGGCGAGATGGCAGCGGTCTTCGGGGCGGACGCTCTGGTCCAGGCGATGGTCCCGCCGGGGGTGGCGTGCGTGGTGGAGCTGGTGGAGGACCCGACGTTCGGGCCGGTGGTCGGCTTCGGCCTGGGTGGGGTCGCCACCGAGCTGCTCGGCGACCGGGCCTGGCGTGCGGTCCCGCTGACCGACCGGGACGCCCGCGAGCTGGTCGACGAGCCGCGTGCGGCACCGCTGCTGCGCGGTTACCGGGGTGCCGAACCGGTCGACCGGGAGGCCCTTGCCGACCTGTTGCTCCGGGTCGGCCGGCTCGCCGACGACCAGCCCCGGGTCCGGGCGCTGACCCTCAACCCGGTGCTGGTCCGCGCCGACGGCATCTCGGTGCTGCACGCCAGCGTCCGGATCGGTGCCGCCGCAGCCCGCCCGGACACCGGCCCCCGTCGGTTGTGA